The following are from one region of the Prevotella communis genome:
- a CDS encoding rhamnogalacturonan lyase, translating into MKRIKLQTLTLLSLTALSIQAQHTPASQMEKLDRGLTVIPSTNTKHFISWRMLGTDNEDDIRFDILRNGIAIAKDVYTTCYETTGGNASSEYRVVTKVNGEAVDTSNIVKPWAKNYLPLTLDHPATGALGGTYSPNDCSVGDVDGDGQYEIFVKWDPSNSKDNSQGGKTDNVYIDCYKLDGTKLWRIDLGVNIRAGAHYTQFQVYDYDGDGKAELMCKTAPGSKDGKGLYVNQAATDEKIKAASNTKDWRNSDGRIDGGQEYLTVFNGLTGEAIHTIAYYPTRNAKAELSEATGSFNWDDRSGKTDKASYGNRGERYLAATAYLDGPDSNPSGIFCRGYYTYAYVWAVDFDGTQLKTRWLHMSDTKTQYKVMDASGTTKTYTGKTCFSGLGRYTMYANGNHNMSVADVDGDGKDEIIWGSAACDDDGKMLYAVGFGHGDAIHLADLDPDRPGLELFDVHEEKGTYAWDMHDAATGEIIWKGGQSGQDNGRGCAADIVADKRGQEFWSAYGGFDSSARIQNPFNAITGTQVGTSKPSMNFRIYWDGDLQDELLDGVTISKYGGSTLGVGSTPIGNIGSPSSCNGTKATPCLSADIFGDWREEVILWSTTDNATLNIYSTVTTSNYRMPTLMHDHTYRMGICWQNTAYNQPPHLGYYLPDAMQPLFLEKEFTVNMGEEFEFNIKTRYVKSVTLKTSTLPDGTKKSYLLPDGMTRSFDSNSKIYTLKGVADQAGDYEIAIGLTQLGGGSVADTITIHSVNTTGIEMVNNEPVSNDLYYDLQGRQQKALKPGINIIRQGNRAKKIFVKP; encoded by the coding sequence ATGAAAAGAATCAAACTACAAACATTGACCCTATTGTCTTTGACGGCACTTAGCATCCAGGCACAACACACGCCTGCGAGCCAGATGGAGAAATTGGATCGCGGCCTCACGGTCATCCCATCGACTAACACAAAACATTTTATCTCGTGGCGTATGCTGGGCACTGACAATGAGGACGATATCCGTTTCGACATCCTGCGCAATGGCATTGCCATCGCCAAGGATGTCTATACAACTTGCTACGAGACAACGGGTGGCAACGCCAGTTCTGAATACCGGGTGGTGACGAAAGTGAACGGCGAGGCTGTTGACACTTCCAATATCGTGAAGCCCTGGGCCAAGAACTATCTGCCACTGACGTTAGACCATCCCGCAACAGGAGCCTTAGGCGGTACTTACTCGCCCAACGACTGTTCGGTGGGCGATGTCGATGGCGACGGGCAGTATGAGATATTTGTGAAATGGGACCCCAGCAACTCAAAAGATAACTCCCAGGGCGGCAAGACGGATAATGTCTATATCGACTGCTACAAGCTGGACGGTACCAAACTGTGGCGCATTGACTTGGGGGTAAATATCCGAGCCGGTGCCCACTACACGCAGTTCCAGGTATATGACTACGACGGCGACGGCAAGGCGGAGCTGATGTGCAAGACGGCACCCGGATCAAAAGACGGTAAAGGGCTTTACGTGAATCAGGCGGCTACCGACGAGAAGATAAAGGCGGCATCAAACACAAAAGACTGGCGCAACAGCGATGGCCGCATTGACGGCGGACAGGAATATCTGACCGTGTTCAACGGCCTTACAGGAGAAGCCATCCACACCATTGCCTACTACCCTACCCGCAATGCGAAAGCCGAACTGAGCGAGGCCACGGGCTCGTTCAACTGGGATGACCGTTCGGGCAAGACTGATAAGGCCAGCTATGGCAACCGCGGCGAACGCTACCTCGCCGCCACAGCCTATCTCGACGGACCCGACAGCAATCCTTCCGGCATCTTCTGCCGTGGCTACTATACCTACGCCTATGTCTGGGCAGTGGATTTCGATGGTACTCAGCTGAAGACACGCTGGCTCCACATGAGCGACACAAAGACGCAGTACAAGGTGATGGATGCCAGTGGCACCACAAAGACGTATACTGGAAAGACGTGTTTCTCCGGACTGGGACGCTACACAATGTACGCCAACGGCAACCACAACATGTCGGTTGCTGATGTCGACGGCGACGGAAAGGATGAGATTATCTGGGGTTCGGCAGCATGTGATGACGACGGAAAGATGCTCTATGCGGTAGGTTTCGGTCATGGCGATGCAATCCATCTGGCCGACCTCGACCCGGACCGTCCTGGTTTGGAACTGTTTGATGTACATGAGGAGAAAGGTACGTATGCCTGGGATATGCACGATGCTGCTACCGGAGAGATTATATGGAAGGGCGGACAGAGCGGACAGGATAATGGACGCGGCTGCGCTGCTGACATCGTAGCAGATAAGAGAGGACAGGAATTCTGGTCGGCTTATGGCGGATTTGACAGCAGTGCACGCATCCAGAACCCATTTAATGCCATCACAGGAACACAGGTGGGCACCAGCAAGCCGTCAATGAACTTCCGTATCTACTGGGATGGCGACTTGCAGGACGAACTGCTTGACGGTGTGACTATCTCGAAATATGGTGGTTCTACACTGGGCGTCGGTTCCACACCGATTGGCAATATCGGCAGTCCGTCATCATGCAACGGCACAAAGGCGACACCGTGCCTGTCGGCAGATATCTTCGGCGACTGGCGTGAGGAGGTTATCCTATGGAGCACTACCGACAATGCCACACTGAACATCTACAGCACTGTCACTACCAGCAACTATCGCATGCCTACCCTGATGCACGACCATACTTACCGTATGGGCATCTGCTGGCAGAACACGGCCTACAACCAGCCGCCTCACCTGGGCTACTACCTGCCTGATGCCATGCAGCCACTGTTCCTGGAGAAAGAGTTTACCGTCAACATGGGTGAGGAATTTGAATTTAACATCAAGACCCGCTACGTCAAGTCGGTGACGCTGAAGACCAGCACCCTGCCTGATGGTACCAAGAAATCATACCTTCTGCCCGATGGCATGACGCGCTCTTTCGACTCCAACAGCAAGATATACACGCTGAAGGGTGTCGCAGACCAGGCTGGCGACTATGAGATTGCCATAGGCTTAACGCAACTGGGCGGTGGCAGCGTAGCCGATACGATTACGATTCACTCGGTAAATACCACTGGTATAGAGATGGTGAACAACGAGCCTGTATCCAACGATTTGTATTACGACCTGCAGGGACGACAGCAAAAAGCCCTAAAGCCAGGCATCAACATTATCCGCCAAGGCAATAGGGCTAAAAAGATTTTCGTTAAACCGTAA